From the Candidatus Saccharibacteria bacterium genome, the window TAATTTTCTCAGTAGTTTTTTGTATGCCAGAATGGTTTTGCTTGCCAAGGTAAAAACCGAGATTGATGATTTGAATCATATTTTGGCGTAGAGCGATTTTTTCCTCAAAATCCTTAGGGGTGTATCCGTAGGCTTGTAGCGCTGACTGGTATACGATTGGGTCATCATCTAGCTCTAGGAAATCTTTTGAGCGATCATAATAGGCGACGTCGCCAAAATCTATAACGCCAACACCTTGCCCGGCATCGTGTAGGATATTTTCGAAATGAAAATCACCGTGACACAACACCGAATCCGAGCCCAGTATTGCTAACTGCCGTGGCCAGGTGTGATATACCAGTTTTTCGAGTTTCGCAAGTTTCTGTGGTTCGAAAAGCTTTGCTATCCCAGTTTGATTCTCGTTATACCAGCGTTGTATTTGAGCAGCTTCGCTTTCAGGCGATACCTCTCTCGCCCCATCGAGTTTCGAATCATGTAATAATCGCAAGAAATGCCCAATATGTTCGCCTATGATGTGCTTTTGGGAATCGGTTAGGCTTGGCAAGACAGACCCAAGCGTCTCTCCCTTGACGCCTTCGTATCCAAAGTAGGCGTAATCTTTACCAATCCACAGCGGCTCAGGTGTACGGACATATGATGTGAGCGTACTCGCTAATTTGAGTGCCGCAAGCTCGAAAGCATAGCGTCGACGGATTTTGTTTGATCGTGGAAACTTAAAGAAATACCCATGCTGTTTGACCTCGTAAACTCGACTGTCCCAACCGGCGTCATTGAGTAAAATCCCCTCAATGCTATTAGCGCCAATCACGTCTTGTATGATTTGCTTTTCGCGGGCGATAGTATTGGTAGATGTTTCTTGAGCAGGCATGGGATCATAATACCAGACCGCTTTTAATGTGGCGAAAATCTGGAAATCTGCGGTTCAATCTGTTACAATCCCCTCTGTTCTCTTGAAGCTGTATAAAATCCTAAGCCAAGGAGCGTAGGCGACTGAATAGGATTTTAAGAGGAGACGCATTGGCAAAGACCGAAGCTTTTGGCGAACAGCCGAAACGAGGTATAGCCGGCAGCTTCGACGAGGCACCATAGCTCAGCTGGTTAGAGCGCAGGACTCATAAGCCTGAGGTCGGTGGTTCGAGCCCACCTGGTGCTACCAAAATAGGATTCATAGCCTCTTCGGAGGCTATTTTCAAAGTCTTCATATCGGGTTTATATAGTGAGGTGAAGTCGACGGATGAGAAATAGCGATCCCGGGTGAAATGTCAGGAATAGTTCTTCAGGGCGAGGTGGGTGGCGGCGGCGAGGCCGATGACGATGACCGCTATGCGCAGCCAGTAGGAAGATACCCTTTTCGCGGCGCGCGCACCAAGATAGCCGCCAATGGTGGTTCCTACGGCCATGACTATGCCAATATGCCAGTCGACCAATCCGGTTGAATACAAGACGGCAATAGATATCAGGGAAACCAGTATGGCCGACACGTTTTTCATGGCGGCAAGCATGTGAACTTCGTGAATTTTGCCGAGCCCCAAAAACGCCAGCATAATGAATCCGTAGCCTGCCCCAAAGAATCCACCGTAAAACGTAATAGGCAGCAAGGCAACCCCTATGAGCAAAATTGGTAGCAAGTTTTTTCGGCGGCCGTGTAGGTGGCTGTGCAGGTGAAAATGCAGCGAAGGCTGAAAAGCAAATAGCGCAACACCAAAAAGAATGAGTAGGGGAACCATTTTGGCAAAGTCGTTACTGGGCATGGCACGCAGTGTTAGCGCTCCGGCAAGCGCCCCGACTGCCACAAACGGCAAAATAAGAATGTACCGCTTGGGCACTTTTCGCAAAAAATTACGATAAGCAAATACGGCAGCAAGCTGACCGGGAGGTGTAATGATGTTTGCCGTAACATTGGCCACCAGGGGCGGCACGCCCAAACTTAGTAGCACCGGAAAGCCTATGAGCATACCGCCGCCGGCGATTGCATTCATGGCGCCTACAACCATGCCCACGACTAATATGATGATATCTTTTTCCATTTTTGGTTTCGCTTGTGCTATTAGTATAGCACTGGCCGACAGAACGGGCTAGATTCTAAGTTCTCGTAAGAATCCGAACACTACCAGAAAGGTAGAATGTTCAGATGGGAGCAAAGAAGTTAACGCCAGAAGACCGTGATGAGATTGCCCGGTTACACAGCAGGGGTTGCGGCGTACGCGAAATAGCCAGACAAGTACGCCGCTCACCCTCAACCGTCAGCCATGAGCTGGAAGCCGGTAGTTGGCATGATTCTAATGTGCACGCCGTAACCTATGTTGCCATCCATGCGCAGTCTCTGCGCAACAAACGCGCTAAACGCAGCG encodes:
- a CDS encoding aminoglycoside phosphotransferase family protein, which codes for MPAQETSTNTIAREKQIIQDVIGANSIEGILLNDAGWDSRVYEVKQHGYFFKFPRSNKIRRRYAFELAALKLASTLTSYVRTPEPLWIGKDYAYFGYEGVKGETLGSVLPSLTDSQKHIIGEHIGHFLRLLHDSKLDGAREVSPESEAAQIQRWYNENQTGIAKLFEPQKLAKLEKLVYHTWPRQLAILGSDSVLCHGDFHFENILHDAGQGVGVIDFGDVAYYDRSKDFLELDDDPIVYQSALQAYGYTPKDFEEKIALRQNMIQIINLGFYLGKQNHSGIQKTTEKIMLFL
- a CDS encoding sulfite exporter TauE/SafE family protein, whose translation is MEKDIIILVVGMVVGAMNAIAGGGMLIGFPVLLSLGVPPLVANVTANIITPPGQLAAVFAYRNFLRKVPKRYILILPFVAVGALAGALTLRAMPSNDFAKMVPLLILFGVALFAFQPSLHFHLHSHLHGRRKNLLPILLIGVALLPITFYGGFFGAGYGFIMLAFLGLGKIHEVHMLAAMKNVSAILVSLISIAVLYSTGLVDWHIGIVMAVGTTIGGYLGARAAKRVSSYWLRIAVIVIGLAAATHLALKNYS